DNA sequence from the Acidobacteriota bacterium genome:
GCTTCCAGGAATCGCAGAGACTAACCCAGAAAGCTGCTGGTGGAGGGTGAGACAGACAAGCGTGTAATCCCGTATCTCATGGAAGCGAACGGCGTAATGTGGCCGGATCCGCCTGCCTCCCCCGTGTTCATCGAGCCGTACGGCAGCGTCGATGAGATTCTGAAGCCGGAAGTCATTTCGCTCGAGATAGGGGCATCTGGACTCGATGTCCTGGGCGTCGTGGTCGATGCGAACGGTGACGCTGCGACACGGTGGGACCGTGTCAAGACGTGGTGTGGCAGTGAGTTTCCCGATCTGCCGGACCAGATTCCCGCCGCTGGTCTGGAGCTTGTCCACTCCGGCGGCCCGCGGTTCGGCGTCTGGATCATGCCCGACAACCGATTGACCGGGATGCTGGAGGATTTTCTGGTCGGATTGATTCCGGACGACTCTCGCCCCCTGTACGAACTCGCCACGAATTCTGTCGCCGAGGCGAAGCGCGACGGCGCGCCGTTCCGGGACGTCCACGTACGGAAGGCCGAGATTCACACGTGGCTCGCGTGGCAGGACCCGCCGGATCTGCGATTGCACGAAGCCGTCGAGCATGCCGTCCTGGATCCTGCCAGAGCCGAATCCCGGACGTTCGTGAACTGGTTCAGACGCCTCTTTCGCGTGTAGATGTCCCACGTCCTGCGTGCCGTCGAGGCGCGCGCACCGCATAGAATGGGCGTGTAACGCAGCTTGACGGTTTCATCGGTTCTCTCCGTCCCCTCCTGGACGCGCAGCGGGCGCACGCGGCGTGGATCTTCGGATCGCACGCCCGCGGAACGGCCTCGGCCGAGAGTGATATCGACGTCATCGTCGTGGCGTCGACGGACCGCCCCTTCGTGGACCGGTTCCGGGACTACCTGCCTGCGATCGCGAACGCCGACGGCGGTGTCGACCTGCTCGTCTACACGCCCGAGGAGTTCGCGCGCATGCAGGCGGAGGAGCGCCCGTTTCTCGTCGACGCCCTCGCCGACGCGAGACAAATCCATGGGAGACGCCCGAGCGGCATGCTCGGTCCCGGGACTGAGGGCGTCTGCCCGCCACCTACCGATACGCCGCGGCCTGGATCTCGTACAGCTCCGCGTAGTGCCCTGCAGCCGCCATGAGCTCCTCGTGGCTGCCCACCTCCACCACGCGAGCGCCGTCTAGGACGACGATGAGGTCGGCCATGCGTACCGTGGAGAAACGGTGCGAGACCAGTAGCGTGATGCAGCCGCCGGGGGTCGCGCTTCCGTCTGCGCCGGTCGCCCGATCGCCGTTGGTACCGGGCTCGCGTTGCCCGCCGGCCGCCCCGTTGCCAGCGGGTGTCGCGTCGCCGTTTTCGTCGCTCGCCGTGTCACGGTTCCCGTCGCCGCGCGCGGTGCCGGCGTACCGCTCGAACAGGGCGTGCTCCGTCTCCGCGTCGAGGGAGGCGGTCGGCTCGTCGAGCACCAGCAGCAGCGGTTCGTCGCGCATGAAGCCGCGGGCGAGCGCCAGCTTCTGCCACTGCCCGACGCTCACCTCCACGCCGTCCGGCCAGGTCGGGCCGAGCTGGGTGTCGAGGCCGTCGGCCAGCGTTTCGACCACGTCCTCGGCGCCGGCCCGGCCGATGGCGGCCCGCGCCGCGGGGCGGTCGTCGAGCCGCGGGACGTCGCCGACGCCGACGGTTCGTTGCGCGGGCAGCTCGAAGCGGAAGAAGTCCTGGAACGCGCCGGCGAGGCGCGAGCGCCACGCGGCCGCCGGCATCCGCGCGAGATCCTCGCCGTCGACGAGGATGCGGCCCGCGGTCGGCTCGTACATCTTGCCGAGCAGCTTGACCAGCGTGGTCTTGCCCGCGCCGTTCTCGCCGACGAGCGCCACGACGGCGCTTGCGGGGAGCGTGAGGTCGACGTTCTCCAGCACCAGGCGGTCGGTGCCGGGATAGGCGAACGACACCTTCTCCAGTGCGATGCCGCGCTCGATGCACGCCGGGGCCGGCCGGTCGGCGCGCTCGGCCTGCGCCGCCGCGTAGTCCTCCAGCCACGCCAGGCGTCGCGAGCCGTCGAGCCAGATCCCGCGCAGGAACCCGATCTCGCCTACCGTGGCGCTGACGTACCCGGCCAGACGCGAGCCGGCGGCGAGCAGCAGGAGGACGTCCCCGGGCGAGGCCCGCAGTCCGGCGGCGACGAAGACGGCCGCGCCGACGTACCCGGCGCCGAACACGCTCCAGCCCAGGGTGTGCCAGCCGGCGCTCGCCCAGCGCGCCGCCGCGACCGGGCGGTACCAGCGCTCCCAGGCGGCCCGCCGATCGCCGACGAGGCGCCGGCCGATGCCGGCGATGCGGACGTCCTTGCCGGGCGCGGCGGTCGTGGCGGTGTCGAACAGGTGCCGCGCCAGACGCTGGGCCTGGGCGCCCGCCTGCTCCGCGGCGCGCTCGACCGCCGGCCGCCACGAGGCGGTCGCCACCGTCGGCAGCGCGCACAGGGCCAGCAGCGCCAGCGCGGGGTGGATCGACACCAGCAGGACCATGGTCACCGCCAGGCGCAGCACCCAGCCGCCGGTGCTAAACAGCGACATGTACATGTGGTCGAGCACGAACACCTGGTTGCGGAGGACCGCGAGCCGGTCGAGAAACGCCGGGCGTTCATGGTGCTCGACGGTGGCGACGCTCGCCTGCAGCCCGGCGACGTGCGATTCCAGCGCGATGGTGACCCGGTCGCGGAAGCGGCGCTGGATGCGGTCGCTGGCTACCCGCAGCACCCAGGTCAGGGTCGCGGAGACGGCGAGTCCGGTCGTGGCGACGGTGACGAGCGAGGAGTCGTCGCCGAGCAGCCCGTCGGCGAGCAGCTTCAGCCAGACCGCCATCAGCGCGTCGGGCAGGGCGGCCAGCAGGGCCAGTCCGAAGGCGACGGTCAGCAGCGCCGGCTCCGCGTCGAAGCCGCGCCGCAGCGCCCGCCACATCGCCGGCAGCGCCGCGGGCATGTCGTCGCCGCGGACGCGGGTGGGGTCAGTCGAGGACATCGAGTCCCGTCTCTTCCTCTTCCGCGAAGCGCTGCGCCTGCAGGTCGAACATCGTCCGGTAGCGTCCGCCCAGCGCCATCAGCTCCTCGTGGGCGCCCAGCTCGATGACCCGGCCCTGCTCCAGGACGCAGATCCGGTCCGCGTGGCGGACGGTGGAGAAGCGGTGGGAGATG
Encoded proteins:
- a CDS encoding nucleotidyltransferase domain-containing protein, giving the protein MGSLRPLLDAQRAHAAWIFGSHARGTASAESDIDVIVVASTDRPFVDRFRDYLPAIANADGGVDLLVYTPEEFARMQAEERPFLVDALADARQIHGRRPSGMLGPGTEGVCPPPTDTPRPGSRTAPRSALQPP